A DNA window from Jaculus jaculus isolate mJacJac1 chromosome 1, mJacJac1.mat.Y.cur, whole genome shotgun sequence contains the following coding sequences:
- the Slc22a6 gene encoding solute carrier family 22 member 6, with protein sequence MAFSDLLKQVGGVGRFQLIQVTLVVLPLLLMASHNTLQNFTAAIPTHHCRPPANASLSKDGDLEAWLPRDGRGQPESCLRFISPQREPPFSNGTEVNATRATEPCIDGWIYDNSTFPSTIVTEWDLVCSHRALRQLAQSLYMVGVLLGAMMFGYLADRLGRRKVLILNYLQTAVSGICAAFAPNFAVYCTFRLLTGMSLASIAINTMTLNVEWMPIHTRAYVGTLIGYAYSLGQFVLAGIAYAVPHWRHLQLLASAPFFVAFIYSWFFIESARWYSTSGRLDLTLQALQKVARINGKREEGAKLSMEVLRTSLQKELTISKGQASAMELLRCPALRHLFLCLSALWFATSFAYYGLVMDLQGFGVSIYLIQVIFGAVDLPAKLVCFLVINSLGRRPAQMASLLLAGICILVNGVIPRDQTVVRTSLAVLGKGCLAASFNCIFLYTGELYPTVIRQTGLGMGSTIARVGSIISPLVSLTSEFYPSMPLFIYGAVPVVASAVTALLPETLGQPLPDTVQNLESRRRGKLSQQQQEQQKQMVPLQTQEKNGL encoded by the exons ATGGCCTTCAGTGACCTCCTGAAGCAGGTGGGGGGTGTCGGCCGCTTCCAGCTGATCCAGGTCACCCTGGTGGTCCTCCCCTTGCTGCTCATGGCCTCCCACAACACCCTGCAGAACTTTACTGCCGCCATCCCCACTCACCACTGCCGCCCACCTGCCAATGCCAGCCTCAGCAAAGATGGGGACCTGGAGGCCTGGCTGCCCCGGGACGGAAGGGGTCAGCCAGAATCCTGTCTCCGCTTCATCTCCCCTCAGCGGGAACCACCTTTTTCCAATGGCACAGAAGTCAACGCCACCAGGGCCACTGAGCCCTGCATTGATGGCTGGATCTACGACAACAGCACCTTTCCCTCCACCATCGTGACTGAG TGGGACCTCGTGTGTTCCCACCGGGCTCTCCGCCAGCTGGCCCAGTCCCTGTACATGGTGGGAGTGCTGCTAGGAGCCATGATGTTCGGCTACCTGGCAGACAG GTTAGGCCGTCGGAAGGTGTTGATCTTGAACTACCTGCAGACTGCTGTGTCGGGGATCTGTGCGGCCTTCGCACCCAACTTTGCTGTCTACTGTACCTTCCGGCTCCTCACGGGCATGTCTCTGGCTAGCATTGCCATCAACACCATGACTCTGA ATGTCGAGTGGATGCCCATCCACACACGTGCCTATGTGGGCACCTTGATTGGCTATGCCTATAGCCTGGGCCAGTTCGTCCTCGCCGGTATAGCCTACGCTGTGCCTCACTGGCGCCACCTGCAGTTGCTGGCCTCCGCGCCTTTTTTTGTCGCCTTCATCTACTCCTG GTTCTTCATCGAGTCTGCCCGCTGGTACTCCACATCAGGGAGGCTGGATCTCACCCTTCAGGCCCTACAAAAAGTGGCCCGGATTAATGGGAAGCGGGAAGAGGGGGCCAAGCTGAGTATGGAG GTGCTCCGGACCAGCCTGCAGAAGGAACTGACCATCAGCAAAGGCCAGGCCTCGGCCATGGAGCTGCTGCGGTGCCCAGCCCTCCGCCACTTATTCCTCTGCCTCTCTGCACTGTG GTTTGCCACGAGCTTTGCCTACTACGGTCTGGTCATGGACCTGCAGGGCTTTGGGGTCAGCATCTACCTCATCCAGGTGATCTTTGGTGCTGTGGACCTGCCTGCCAAGCTTGTGTGCTTCCTGGTCATCAACTCCCTGGGTCGTCGGCCTGCGCAGATGGCCTCGCTGCTGTTGGCGGGCATCTGCATCCTGGTGAATGGAGTGATCCCCCGGG ACCAGACAGTTGTTCGCACCTCCCTGGCTGTGTTGGGAAAGGGCTGCCTAGCTGCCTCTTTCAATTGCATCTTCCTGTACACGGGGGAGCTGTACCCCACAGTAATTCG GCAGACAGGATTGGGGATGGGCAGCACCATTGCCCGGGTGGGCAGCATCATAAGCCCACTGGTGAGCCTGACCTCCGAGTTCTACCCCTCCATGCCTCTCTTCATCTACGGCGCTGTCCCTGTGGTCGCCAGTGCTGTCACTGCCCTCCTGCCAGAGACCCTGGGCCAGCCGCTGCCAGACACAGTGCAGAACCTGGAAAGCAG GAGGAGAGGGAAACTGAGTCAACAGCAGCAAGAGCAGCAGAAGCAGATGGTCCCTCTCCAGACACAAGAGAAGAATGGACTCTGA